The Methanothermobacter sp. CaT2 DNA window TCACCATGTCAATCACCTCTCAAGGGCCCTAACAGGGCACACCTGTATGCATATGTTGCATTCCCTACACTGGTCCTCTGAAAATTTCAGGGAATTCTCCCTGACCTCTATGAGGTTCCGTGGGCACACACCTGCACATTCCCCACAGAACATACACCATTCCTTCACCTTCATGGTTATCAACCTAAAATCAATTCTACAGATCATGAATCTTTAATCATGCGGGTATTTATACTTTGGGGAGGAAGTATATATATAGTTCCCAAAAACCCTGACCTGGCTGCCACATGGCCCACACCATAGTTCCTGATCTTTCAATGGCCCTCTATTTATATGTTGATGGGCTCCGGGATAAATTATAAATCATATCCATGACAACAATTATTATGGGAGGTTGAATATGAAGAAAATTTTATTTCTGTTTCTTGTGGCCGCAACGGTCCTTGTATCTGGTTGTGTGAGTGAGGAGCCCCAGTAAGAGCTTCTCTGACGGAAAACTGAACTTCACATATCCCGCATCATGGGAGACCCTTGACCCTGCAGGGGCGCAGGGGGCCTTCAAGAAGGAGGTGGGAATCTCCAAGGACGTCATAGTTTACCTTGGTAACAGCACCTCAGAGCTTGCAGTTGCAGAGGTAAGTGCAGGTGCCGGTTACTACCTGAAGGATCCTGAAACCGTCAGGAGGGAGATGGCCAGCAATGAGGGTGTTGTATCATCCAGCATAATAAAGGTCGCCGGGCGTAACGCAGCAATGGTGAAGGCCACCGATTCAACGACCCAGACGGTCTTCGTGTACCTGAAACTCAACAGGACAAGTGGCTATGCATTCATGTACAGCGGACCAAAGAATGACGCAACATTTGACTCCCTACTTGAGACTGTGAAGTTAGAGTGATCCCTGGGGATCCCTCCTTTTTTTATTAGATTTCTCACTGCTTAATGTGGTCTCTCCTTTATGAGCCTCCTCACCTCACCCATGAATTTTTCCTCACCGACACGTTTCATGGTTGATGCAAGCCTCTCCCTCTGCGGCTTGCTGGCGTACCTGGTGTAGACCCTTATAACAGCGTCTATGTACTCCAGTATCTCATCAACAGTGTCAACACGGGTCTTTATACCCTCAACCAGTTCTCTACCAGCCTTACCGCCTATGTAGAGTATGTAACCCTCTTCACTGGCCCTCCTTGCAGTGTGTGGACACTCCTTTATGCATTTACCGCAGCCAACGCAGAGGTCATGGTTGGTGTAGGATGTCTCACCACGCACGCTGATGGCCTCAACCTTGCAGACCTCGAAGCACCTGCCGCAACCGTTACAGATTTCCTCAACTGTCTCAGGGAATTCAACACCCGCGACACCCACATCGTGGATCTGGGGCCTCATGCACCTGTTTGGACAGCCACTCACCGCTATCTTGAACTTGTAGGGTGCTGGCATCTCCCTGAACCTATCCTCTATGGCACTGCAGATTGCTGTGGTGTCTATGATCCCGCTTCCACAGTTCTCCCTACCTGGACAGGCAAGTGTGGCCCTTACAAGGGGGCCCTCTGAGCCTGTGAGTAGCCCTGCGGAGTTGAGTTCAGCCACTGCCTCCTCAACATCAAAGCCACTCACATCATGGAGCTCATAGGATCCCCTGTTGGTGACCTTGATCCTTGCACCGTATTTTTCGGCGATCCTGACAAGTTCCTTCACCTCTGGGGGGCTGTACCAGCCTGATGGCCGGGCCCTGACCCTTATGAAGTAGGTGCCATCGGCCCTCCTGGATACACCAGGGTAATCTGAGGTCCAGTAGAAGGAGATGTATTCACCACTCTTTCTCCTTCTCTCAAGTTCCCTCTGGAATCTTCTGAGTTTAAGGTCCCTCATCTTCTCTATTTTTGCGGTGTCTGCACCCTCCATGAGTTCAACTGCACCGGCTATTTCAGCGCCCCTCCTGGTTCTCACTATGATGGTTGAGTAGCCTTCGGGGCTTCCAGCGGAGCCCACAGAGACGTCTGCAAGGTGAGCGTCAAAGTCCCTGCAGGATCTGCAGCCCTCTGAGATCCTGATGTCCCCGAGGTTAAGGGTTTCCCTCCTATCGCCGAGGTCAACCTCAAGCTTACCCCTCCGGATGCTGAATTTTTCAACCTCCTCCATTCTGATACCATTTTCCCTCAGCACCTTTCTGAGGTCGCCATATTCGAATTTCTCGGTGCAGAAGAGGCCTATGAGGTAACGTATCTCAGGGAGTTTCACGGGTTTGCCCTTTCTTCCAAGTTCCAGGTCATGCTTTGCAAGGTAGGGGAAGTACTGGAGTTTCCTGAGACCGTTTATCTGGCAGGGAAGTCCAACAACTGCCACCCTCTCAATTCCAAGGTCTCCTGCTGTTCTCAGTGCTTCAAGGGTGGATATGCTGTACTTTGACCCGCTTGTTTCCTCAAGGTCCTCTGCGGTCTGCACAAGGAGTGATACAGGTTTCCAGTGTTCGTCACCCACGACTATGGCGCCGTCGATTTCACCCTTCTCAAGGAGGTGTCTGAGGAATGATGTCACCACGCCCCCGTCCTGGCCCCTGATGGGTCCCCTCCCATGGTAGACCTTCTCCTGGAACTTCTCCCTTATGCTGATCTGGTAAGCGTCTGAGGAGACCCTGGGGCATACCTCGAAGCACATACCGTGGCCGTTTCTGAGGCACTCCTCCCGGAGCTCTGGGCGTCCGTCGAATGATATGATATTGTTGGGGCATATAACGGCACAGGTACCGCACCTTGCGCAGATTCCTGACTCCACGATCTTTCCAGGTTTCCATTTCCTCTCTGAGGGGTACATCTCTGCTATTTTCTCTGCTGGACCCATCCTCTCCAGGGCCTCGGCTATCACCTCCTCGGTGACATCGGTTTTTCTTGATGCGGCTATTGCCTCTGCACTGTCAAGTATGTGGGTTTTGAGTTCACGGGCAACCTCCTCCCTTTCCTCTGGGGGTAGTCTCAGGGTTGCCCTTTCTATGAATTCATCAAGTTTATTCATTGATATTCCTCCATTGTGGTTTCAATTTCATTGAGGGCCTGGTTCACTGCCCTGAAAAATTCAAGCCATTTCTTTCTGACCTTTTTACCGTAATCTGTGATTCTGTAATATTTTCTGGGCCTTGCCTCACCTGTCATCCAGCTGCTTTTGAGGATTCCCTCCCCCTCGAGTCTCCTCAGGAGGGGGTAGATGGTTCCCTCCTCGACCCTGAACCCTGATTCTTTGAGTTTTCTAACAATTTCATAGCCGTAAAGTTCCCTTTCAAGGAGGCAGACCACTGCGAGCTGTATGGCCCCGCGTCTGATTTCCTTTTCGAATCTTTCACATATGCCACCCATCTCATGACCCTCATACTACACTGTTATGTGTTGTGCACATTACTGTGTGGTAAACAGTATATAAGCTTTGTGTCCTCACGTTACACAGATGAATCGGATGAAGGGTCAGGGACACATGTAACCTGTAAAATGACTCTTTTTGTTCATTGCAATGATGGATGCGGTTTCAGTGATTTAATAACCACATTTTTATTGTTTTTTCAAAAAATTTTTATGTTTAACCTCCTCAGATAGGTATGAGGTATTCAGATGGACTCTGTTCCCTTTAAAAAGGATATGAACATGAAAAATACTGTACCCCATCTGATGGGGTTCTTTCTGATTCTCTTCTCATCCGCGGCACTCCTCATGATGGCTGGAGGTGGATGGTCCCCCCGGGACCTCCCCATTCTCCACATGTCTCTTGTGCTGCTTGGTGCATCGATAATTCTCGCCGGCTTCTCCCATAGAAGAACAGCACTATCCCTATCAGTCCTGATAATCCCACTCCAGTTCATTCTGGGATTTCAGGGTCTGCATACAGTTCTACCTCCACCCCTGCTGGCGGCCTATTCGACCAGTCTGATTCTCCTTATCCGCAGACACTATCATGCAGGGCAGACACTGGCATACATCACAGGGATCATAGCCTATGCCCTGGTGATGACCCACCTCACAGGTGTGGTGGAGGTTGTTGAGGCACTCAGGGTGGACCCCATCATTTCAGCTGAGCTCTTCATGGCCGCTGTGGGGTTACTGGGCCTCTATCCCCAGAGGGGAGTCACTGAACCACTCTTCTCAGGAATGATGGGGGGATACACGGCACGGGTGCTCCTTGCAACCATGCTCACAGCCATAACGGTCACAGGAGTCCTGATCCTGAGGGGCCGGGACCAGCTGCCATTCCCCGCAGAGATATTCCTCCTTTCACTGACAGTGGCGCTCATCATAGTTACCATAACCTTCACAGCCTACAGGCTCAACACAGTTGACCATGAACGCCTCATGAATGAAAGGGGGCTCAGGAGGGCACGCAGATTCTTCAGGGATGTGGTTGAGAACCTTGAGGAGGCCGTTGCAGTCATCGATGAAGATGGCAATCCACTGCACCTCAACAGGGCAATGAAGAAACTTGGAATTGACTGCAGGTCCATTCATGATAGGTTCATGGATGCCAGGGCACCCTCATACATCAGAAGCCTTAAAGCGGGGGATAGAAACTTCACCGGCTGGTACATTCCCCTGGATGAGGGGGCAATAATCTCCCTCACCGACATAACAGACCTCATGAGGGCACAGGAGGAACTCCAGCGGAACATCATGGAGAAGGATGCGCTGCTCCGGGAACTCCATCACCGGGTGAAGAATAACCTCCAGATCATCCTGAGCCTCATAAACATGCAGATAAGATCCGCCGGTGAGGATGCAAGGGAGGCTCTCATCAGGACATCAACCAGAGTCCAGACACTGGCCGCCATCCATGAATCCGTGTATGGGCTGGGGAGCCTTGCAGAGGTTAAGATGCATGAGTGCATAATGAGGATATCAGAAAACCTCAGATCAGTATTTGATGCACTGGATGTTGAATTCCACATAGACGCCCGGCATACCTTCAACGTTGAGACAGCCATGCCACTGGCCCTCATAGTAAATGAACTGGTATCCAACTCCCTTCAGCATGCGTTTCCTCAGGGCAGAGGCACCGTGAAGGTTGAAATCAGCAGAATGAACTCAGAGTACTGTCTGAGGGTAATGGATGATGGTGTGGGGTTTTCAGGTGAAAAGAGGATGGGCCTCCAACTTGCACTGAATCTTGCCAGGCAGATAGAGGGAGACCTGAGGATACTCCTCAGGGAGGATGGAGGGGGTACAGAGGTCACGGTACCCTTTAGGCAGCTTCACTACAGGAGGAGACTTTAATAGGTGTGCTCTGTAACATTGATTTCTGCACGTCCTGAGGATTATAAATGTGTCCTGCAACATAACATGGCAGGGGATTCATATGCACGTCTATATTCTCTTTGCACATCCATCCAGGACGTCCTTTTCAGGGGAGGTTCTGGAGGCATTTACAGAGGGCCTCAGTGAAGCCGGACACACATATGAGGTCGGGGACCTCTACAGGATGAACTTCAGGTCGGAGCTGAGTCAGGAGGAGTACCTCAGGGAGATCAGCCAGGAGGCGGGGTCACCATTACCAGAGGATGTTATGGAGGAGCATGAGAAGATCGGAAGGGCCGATGCCCTTGCGTTCATCTATCCCCTCTGGTGGAGTGACTGCCCCGCAAAACTCAAGGGATGGTTTGACCGGGTCTGGACCTACGGCTACGCCTACTTCTATGAGGATGGAGAGCGGGGTACGAGGATTGATATTGAAAAGGCTGTGGTGCTCTGCTCTGCAGGCCACACAGAGGAACACCTTGAGGGTACAGGCATTGCAGAGAGCATGCGCAGTGTCATGTTAGGTGACAGGCTGCTGGGGGTGGGTGTTAAGAATGTCACCATGGAGATCCTTGGGGGCATGGTGCCCGGGGATGACTCCCGCAGGGAGATAAACCTCATGAGGGCCCGCAGGGCAGGGAGGAACCTCTAAGGAGAGTATTTCATTTTTAATGGGGTAATCTGACCGTGATTATCCTATCTTTCAAACCAGGAGGATGTTACAGAACCTCCAGACACCTCTATAAATGCTGTTATAAGACTAGATGCAATATAGTAATACATACGTTGCATTATTATGCCATTTAATAATATTTAATTATTTATACTTCATACACAGATTTTAGGGTGTCACAGATCAGGGGTGATACCATGACCACAATGACCAGGATAAGCATGTCTCTTCCAGCTAAACTTCTTGAGGAATTTGATGAGGTACTGAGGAACCGGGGATACCAGTCAAGGTCCAAGGGTATAAGGGACGCCATAAAGGACTACATTGTCAGGTACAGGTGGATGAGTGAGATGGAGGGTGAGAGGACAGGGATAGTCTCGGTGATCTACAACCACCACACAGGGGCAATGGAGGAAATAGCCGACATACAGCACCACTACAGGGAGTACATAGACGCTGTCATGAGGGTTCACCTCACAGAAAAACATCGCCTTGAGGTCCTCGTGGTGAGGGGTGATGTTGCAGAGATACGTGAACTCACAGAGAGGATGATGGGTCTACGGGGAGTTGAACACGTGAGACTTACCAGTGTCTCAGCTGAAGAGGAGGCGGAATATGAGAGGTGAATGGTTAAGAGTTGGATAACTGCAGGGTTCTGAATTTGATTCTGACCCGAACCACTTATCCTTTCAGGGAATACAGGGATGTTATGTTAGGTTCAGAGCAGTTTTTCAGCTGATTAGATCTGTATCTTCCATCTTATCGTGTGTTCTATCTTTAATCCTCTGGAACCTGACTTTACAATAAGCTCATCCATTCAACAGATATTATATATATGTTCATGAAAAATATTATAATCAAATAAATAATAAATGACATGAAAAAGGAAAGCTACTGGAGTGTCATGTTAGGAATTTTAATCTTTCAGAAATTTGACAGCCTCAGTACAATGAAATCAGAAGGTTTCATGAATCTCCAGTTCCCTAAAAAAATTAGAAGATGGGGGTGTGTATGAATGCCTGTTCCTGAGGAGGCAAAGGATATCTCTGCATGCTGCTGTACAGTTGGAATTTTTTTCCTCATGTGCCTGGCGATATCCCTCTTTCTCACCCTGCTCTTCACATGATGGAAAGGGGTACATCAGACCATCACTCTATCTTCACCCCACATAAAGTCCCTGAGGGTGTTAAGAGGTTACCCCTGGCTGTTAAACCAAAGGAGGCTATATCCTCAGGGTAGTATCCATCCTCAAATGCCCAATCTGTTGTTTTAAAGTAGGCGGTTTCTCCAGGCCTCAGAGTCTTTACCGTGGATGAATTGGTGAAGACCGGAGCCATTCCAAGGGCAATGACCTCTCCATCTGAGTTATAGCCCTTGACCCACACACAGTCCAGTAGGAGTGTGGACCTGTACCTGTTCTGGACCACACCCTCCACCACGTAGCCTTCGCTGGGATCAACCAGCACTGTGTAGTTGAGCACCTCTGCCTGGACATCCCCCATGTGGAGGTTGTAGAAATAGGATGAGCCATCGCTGTGACCCATCATGAACATCAACAACCCCCATATTATGACGAGGGATACCACTATACCTGCCTTTGTGAAGGTCCCCCTCCTCCTCCACCAGCGTATGAAAAAGTTTCCATTATTCTCTTCACGGAAATCCTCAGCCATTCAGATCACCTTTCTATGCCCATGAATAACCGGAACATTCTGTTTTAATCCCAATGAGGATATCATTGGGGCTGTAACCCTCAAGGATGGGGCAATCTCCCCTGAACTTCACTTTCTCACCTGGCCTGATTTCCCCTGAACCGGTTATGAATAGGGGGGCGTACAGTACCATTTCACCACTGGAGTCAAAGC harbors:
- a CDS encoding 4Fe-4S binding protein, with protein sequence MKVKEWCMFCGECAGVCPRNLIEVRENSLKFSEDQCRECNICIQVCPVRALER
- a CDS encoding Coenzyme F420 hydrogenase/dehydrogenase, beta subunit C-terminal domain, which gives rise to MNKLDEFIERATLRLPPEEREEVARELKTHILDSAEAIAASRKTDVTEEVIAEALERMGPAEKIAEMYPSERKWKPGKIVESGICARCGTCAVICPNNIISFDGRPELREECLRNGHGMCFEVCPRVSSDAYQISIREKFQEKVYHGRGPIRGQDGGVVTSFLRHLLEKGEIDGAIVVGDEHWKPVSLLVQTAEDLEETSGSKYSISTLEALRTAGDLGIERVAVVGLPCQINGLRKLQYFPYLAKHDLELGRKGKPVKLPEIRYLIGLFCTEKFEYGDLRKVLRENGIRMEEVEKFSIRRGKLEVDLGDRRETLNLGDIRISEGCRSCRDFDAHLADVSVGSAGSPEGYSTIIVRTRRGAEIAGAVELMEGADTAKIEKMRDLKLRRFQRELERRRKSGEYISFYWTSDYPGVSRRADGTYFIRVRARPSGWYSPPEVKELVRIAEKYGARIKVTNRGSYELHDVSGFDVEEAVAELNSAGLLTGSEGPLVRATLACPGRENCGSGIIDTTAICSAIEDRFREMPAPYKFKIAVSGCPNRCMRPQIHDVGVAGVEFPETVEEICNGCGRCFEVCKVEAISVRGETSYTNHDLCVGCGKCIKECPHTARRASEEGYILYIGGKAGRELVEGIKTRVDTVDEILEYIDAVIRVYTRYASKPQRERLASTMKRVGEEKFMGEVRRLIKERPH
- a CDS encoding PadR family transcriptional regulator, with translation MGGICERFEKEIRRGAIQLAVVCLLERELYGYEIVRKLKESGFRVEEGTIYPLLRRLEGEGILKSSWMTGEARPRKYYRITDYGKKVRKKWLEFFRAVNQALNEIETTMEEYQ
- a CDS encoding sensor histidine kinase, which translates into the protein MGFFLILFSSAALLMMAGGGWSPRDLPILHMSLVLLGASIILAGFSHRRTALSLSVLIIPLQFILGFQGLHTVLPPPLLAAYSTSLILLIRRHYHAGQTLAYITGIIAYALVMTHLTGVVEVVEALRVDPIISAELFMAAVGLLGLYPQRGVTEPLFSGMMGGYTARVLLATMLTAITVTGVLILRGRDQLPFPAEIFLLSLTVALIIVTITFTAYRLNTVDHERLMNERGLRRARRFFRDVVENLEEAVAVIDEDGNPLHLNRAMKKLGIDCRSIHDRFMDARAPSYIRSLKAGDRNFTGWYIPLDEGAIISLTDITDLMRAQEELQRNIMEKDALLRELHHRVKNNLQIILSLINMQIRSAGEDAREALIRTSTRVQTLAAIHESVYGLGSLAEVKMHECIMRISENLRSVFDALDVEFHIDARHTFNVETAMPLALIVNELVSNSLQHAFPQGRGTVKVEISRMNSEYCLRVMDDGVGFSGEKRMGLQLALNLARQIEGDLRILLREDGGGTEVTVPFRQLHYRRRL
- a CDS encoding NAD(P)H-dependent oxidoreductase is translated as MHVYILFAHPSRTSFSGEVLEAFTEGLSEAGHTYEVGDLYRMNFRSELSQEEYLREISQEAGSPLPEDVMEEHEKIGRADALAFIYPLWWSDCPAKLKGWFDRVWTYGYAYFYEDGERGTRIDIEKAVVLCSAGHTEEHLEGTGIAESMRSVMLGDRLLGVGVKNVTMEILGGMVPGDDSRREINLMRARRAGRNL
- the nikR gene encoding nickel-responsive transcriptional regulator NikR, with amino-acid sequence MTRISMSLPAKLLEEFDEVLRNRGYQSRSKGIRDAIKDYIVRYRWMSEMEGERTGIVSVIYNHHTGAMEEIADIQHHYREYIDAVMRVHLTEKHRLEVLVVRGDVAEIRELTERMMGLRGVEHVRLTSVSAEEEAEYER